In a single window of the Desulfovibrio mangrovi genome:
- a CDS encoding glycosyltransferase family 9 protein: MNTLICNLTRFGDLLQTQPVISGFARAGHRVGLVCLDNFAGATALLRDVDDVFPFSGGGLLASLDKDWREAIGRLWQWGDAPAVAFAPDAVLNLTATTSVRLLASHLASRKQADASVSEGGDAQGSQDGRQGAQLLGFGLDSFGFSVNSDPWSTFLQASTRLRGCSPFNLVDLYLMAAGLGDGERRYELRTPEPAHQEEATGLLRHAEEGLGAQADGIKGYVAFQLGASEDRRRWPLQHFAELGDRLWREEGLLPVLLGTGSEAHLAGRYASMATGPHVSLVGKTSLPVLAALLTSMRLLVTNDTGTMHLAAGLGVPVLAVFLATAQPWDTGPYLEGSCTLEPDMECHPCPFGKPCPNDLACRGRISAETVCSITRHWLRHGEWPQAAGCGARVWQSRRDADGFMDLASLSGHEETDRTRWIRQQRHFYRQFLDRAPAAQLAAAGVRPIGLNVWSERLSPSVQATAVAELAASAQLLHLLTEQGRVLAVRATETTKQRFLGTWQRLQTLWDNSGLLNVLGYLWMCESQEAGNDLGTVLVLAEQYKALVTAWRDSLQEERSA; the protein is encoded by the coding sequence ATGAATACCCTCATTTGCAATCTTACCCGTTTCGGCGACCTGCTGCAGACGCAGCCCGTCATTTCCGGCTTTGCACGGGCAGGACACCGTGTGGGCCTGGTCTGTCTGGATAATTTTGCCGGAGCCACGGCGCTGCTACGGGACGTGGATGACGTCTTTCCTTTTTCCGGCGGCGGCTTGCTGGCCTCACTGGACAAGGACTGGCGGGAGGCGATCGGCAGGCTCTGGCAGTGGGGTGACGCTCCGGCCGTAGCCTTTGCGCCGGATGCTGTGCTGAATCTTACGGCTACGACCAGTGTGCGGCTGCTGGCCTCGCATCTGGCCTCAAGAAAGCAGGCAGACGCCTCGGTGTCTGAGGGGGGTGACGCTCAAGGCTCTCAGGACGGTCGGCAGGGAGCACAACTGCTCGGTTTCGGCCTGGACAGCTTCGGATTCAGCGTAAACAGCGATCCGTGGAGCACCTTCCTGCAGGCATCCACGCGGCTGCGCGGCTGCAGTCCCTTCAATCTGGTGGATCTTTACCTCATGGCGGCAGGGCTGGGCGACGGCGAGCGCCGCTATGAACTGCGTACTCCGGAACCGGCCCATCAGGAAGAAGCAACAGGCCTGCTGCGCCATGCGGAGGAAGGGCTTGGGGCTCAGGCGGACGGCATCAAGGGGTATGTGGCCTTCCAGCTCGGTGCGAGCGAGGATAGACGCCGTTGGCCGCTGCAGCACTTTGCCGAACTCGGAGACAGGCTGTGGCGTGAAGAGGGGCTGCTGCCCGTGCTGCTCGGAACCGGAAGCGAAGCGCATCTGGCCGGGCGCTATGCGTCCATGGCAACCGGGCCCCACGTCAGCCTTGTGGGGAAAACCTCCCTGCCTGTGCTGGCGGCACTGCTTACCTCCATGCGGCTTCTGGTGACCAACGATACGGGAACAATGCATCTGGCCGCAGGACTCGGCGTGCCCGTGCTGGCGGTGTTCCTTGCCACGGCCCAGCCGTGGGACACGGGGCCGTATCTCGAAGGCAGTTGTACGCTGGAACCGGATATGGAGTGCCATCCCTGTCCCTTCGGCAAGCCCTGCCCCAATGATCTCGCGTGCCGCGGGCGCATTTCTGCGGAAACCGTGTGCTCCATCACGCGCCACTGGCTCAGGCATGGCGAGTGGCCTCAGGCGGCAGGTTGCGGCGCGCGCGTCTGGCAAAGCCGCCGGGATGCGGACGGGTTCATGGATCTTGCTTCGCTCTCCGGACACGAAGAGACGGACCGTACCCGCTGGATACGCCAGCAGCGGCATTTTTATCGTCAATTTCTTGACCGAGCTCCGGCTGCGCAGCTGGCTGCGGCGGGTGTCCGGCCTATTGGCCTCAATGTCTGGAGTGAACGGCTCTCTCCGTCGGTGCAGGCCACGGCAGTGGCCGAACTTGCTGCCTCCGCGCAGCTGCTGCATCTGCTGACTGAGCAGGGCAGGGTGCTCGCCGTGCGGGCCACGGAAACAACCAAGCAGCGTTTTCTGGGAACATGGCAGCGGTTGCAGACGTTGTGGGATAACAGTGGGTTACTCAACGTTCTCGGTTATCTGTGGATGTGCGAGTCGCAGGAGGCGGGCAACGATCTTGGCACGGTGTTGGTACTGGCCGAACAGTACAAGGCGTTGGTGACCGCATGGCGCGACAGCCTGCAGGAAGAGCGTTCGGCATAA